A region of the Mytilus edulis chromosome 11, xbMytEdul2.2, whole genome shotgun sequence genome:
gtttacttttttaaattgttatttggatggagagttgtctcattggcactcacaccacatcttcctatatctattgactcATCAGATGgctacaaatagaaatacatctaacataaCTCACAGTGGACAGGGTTTTGGTTAAGCTAAAACGTTGAATTTATTTCAGTAGCAGATTGAAAAGCATCAGTTGAAAAACCACAAAGGTTAGTGAAAAGGTGACTTGAAAGCATTTAGTTAAATATACGGGTACAATAGAATTCCGTTTAAACCATTCTTTCCTTGACTTCTTTCTATTAACCAAATGAAAGTCTAATAGTATTAATGAATCCTCTTGAAAATGTCATATGTTTACTCAAAATAACGGGCAACCATTGATAGAGAAATcaaatcatataagatatatcTTAATGCATTCACATGTCTTTGTCTATGTCTCTATCTTTTTACACTATTATGGTCCTCCAATACGTGATGGTGCCTCCTGAATAGTTTTTGGTTTCACGCTTGGCAAAATTGTCATACCATATATACTGCCGTGGCTGGAGTTCGCTTAGATATTGTTCAACTAGCTGACATATGCATTCTTTTCGTCTCCACATTCCGTGTCGGTTAGAGGCAGAATTTGGCAGATCTTTCCAGTGAATTATATCATGGGAATAGTATGCAATAGTAGCCAAGATAAGGTTATCTGCCCGGGCCTATACAAAAAGAAGTATAATCacacaaataccgaactccgaggaaatttaaaaacggaaagtctcaaAGATCAAAttgcaaaagctcaaacacatcaaacgaattgatatcaactgtcatatttctgaattaGAACAGGCAATTCATATGTAATAAATGGtcgattaaacctagttttaatACTAGCTccacatctcacttgtatgacagtccaaTCAAATTCCAATACTAAATGATTATaactttccgttttcaattttccttggagtttggaaTTTTTTTACTagaatttacttttaaaaacgaaaaacatatttacttttatttgttaCGATATACACTTTTGACTTGATTTATGATCACAAATGAATTCATCAATAATAATTTGATGTTTGAAAAGAATGCATATGATCACATTTTAGTAAATAATGTCGAGAACTTGCACGCATCCAGTCACAAATAACTTATATATTTATGTGGTCAGATCATTCCATATAAGTGAGAGTGAGGTTGAATATTTGTCTATATAGAGATAAATGCCATCAATTACAACTTGCTAGGTTTCGATATGTTTTTGTATCTATTTCAATCGTCCGTCATCAATTTCGTCGTCTGTAGTCCGGCAAAACATTTAATGTTTTTCCTCAACGTCGTATTGTCTTTATAGGAGAACACAATACCCACTACGTACAGATTACTAAACTAAAGAAAGCGCACAAATTCCATTGTACACGGTCTACACGCTGTCGCTTTAAACACAtaatattcatatacatgtataggaTGCAAGATAAAACGATATACgcccatgttttttttttataatttgctaGCTTTCCGTTAGTAACACTTTATTATGTTCGAGTCCTTATTATGAATTTAGTATATGCCGCtatatcataaaaagtaaaatcacaaaaatactgaacttagaggaagatcaatttggaaagtccataatcacatggcaaaatcaaataacaaaacgcatcaaaaacgattggacaaaaactgtcatattcctgacttggtacaggtattttcaaatgtagaaaatggtggattaaacctggttctatagcgctaaccctctcactttaatgacagtctcatcaatttccgatatttttacattgatgcgttaaataaacagacacaataaatataatagtcaaaatatgggtacatcagtcatcatcgtttaacaattttaaaaggaacaatttaacagaacacataGTACTGTGTCATTTTATAGTCCTTTAATATTgcttttttaacatgtttgattcTATACAATTCTAATGTATAACTTTTACCTGATACACCTCTATAGTGATGTCTGGGATATTTTTATACTTAGTCTGTAGATACAGCCAAACAAATTCCTAAAATTGTATTACAGTATACATAAGTTACAGAAACTTACGTTTTTAAGTATATATGCTATAAATTTCATATGAATATACAAGAGTTAatgtatatttaatatgtttatacAATTGAATCAATGTtatacaattattattattataattatacatgaATTTATACTCAGAAAAACTGTGTCTTTTGCTTTCCATTATAATTCTTAAATTAACTCAGTGTCAGCAACACGTAATGTTTTATGTATTACTGTTATTGCTGTATTCGTTTCTCCCGCTTAGATTATGTTAAATTTGAGTTTATAGTCATTTGTAAGATAGTGAAATACAGTTTATTTACACTTTTCATgttctttatttcaattttatgttaATGTCATTGGTCCTAATATTTCTTCGACGTTAAAACATGGACATATGTTATATAGCTTTTCGTAGTTCTATATCGATGTATAATTAAAAGTCTTTGCACACGTTCCAAACACAAACCCATGATAAAATCAGACCGTAGGGTAcaccgaaagggtaagcagatcctgatccacatgtggcacccgtcgtgctgctcatgttattacaaacccggtaaatagtccaataGAACTGGTCTAAAACCACAAAACGAAGGAAATCTAAACACTTATAGTATTTTAAGTACAAGACGTGCGAAACTAATCATGGGTTGTGACACAGAAGTAGATATACGTCTTACGCTTATAAATGACATAAATATACTTGACAAAACGGGGAAGAtgtgataaaaatcattagagattGACAATAAGGAATTCATATATTCACTTACCTTGCAAGGGTTTGTATCATAACGAATAACCACAATTTGTGGTACTGTTCTTTGTGTCCAATACtgattttttgttaaatcaaataAGCATGTAAACAATGATACAAAATAATCAACTTAGAATTCTTAGAAATGCCCGCCATTAAATCAATATCTTGAATCAGAGatgttaaaacaattaaaatgctgaaatacatgaatttaatgTAATTGCAATAAACGAGCAAATATATAACAGAGTGGTTACTTTTCAGACTCTGTTGTGCTGTAGATTGTTGTCTAAAAACTTTATTTCAAAGTCTAAATTTTCGATTGTGGTATAAATATGATAACCACTGCTGACGAAGGATCTATCATATTAACTATTGATCaacataattaaatatataaatctgGGTATGAAATTATATCCTAATATTTACGATGAAGTTATCTTTATGTTTAAGGTCACAACAAATGCATTTGACAAGTCATGTATGCTTTGATTCATGTTTGCAGTACCAGGTGTATTTGATCAAACTAAAGCATGGTACTTATTTATATGTGCAGATAAACCGAAATCTGATGCGTCAACAATTCATAGAGCTCACGGTAATGTTTTGACATAAGAcgatatacagatataggagatgtggtttgagtgccaatcaGCCAACTCTCCATCCTAGTAATAATTTATGAACGTAAACCATTAAAAGTCAAGATACGGCTTTCAACACAGAGACTAGGGCCACACAGATATGTATGGTACATGTAAGTATCATTATGAATGATACAAAGTCATGCTTGGTATAGCATCTAGCCCCGACCGTACAAAGCATAAGCTTATACACATTCGACACGAACACAAGTAAGCCGGCGATTAAAAAAAGGATACTTGAAATATTCCAAGTGGTAAATTGTCATAGAATATCAAACATTTCGATTTCTTGTAATGGGTCATAAGTATATTCCACAATGTCGTTTCAATATACTTTCTTGCgagctgaaaaacaaaaataatattaatacaatactaaaaatatatttcaaattgaaaagaCAAATGCGTAACTACTTATTCAATTATTAGAAACACAATCGCGGTAACAGATACCGATGCAACTTTATGAtttgaaaataagtttcaatacattaaataatgatttcaaaatctctaaaaaaatataaaaatcaatggGCAAGTAAACATTCCttcaaataatgaaaacaaattcatTTTACATTTACAGTTCGGACCAGTAGTACGTCTTTTCTAAACTGGCAGAACAGGAGTATCACTACTCATTTAATACCCCACTGCTTTCTATTTTAAAGACTCCTATTCTTAAAAAGTATCATACATGCATTTAAATATAAGAGTGAACATTTACCTTGAACCTCGGAAGTACCAAAAACAGTAAATATAATAGAGAAACAGgaaaaatgaaactttttttaattcaaattataagaaaaaagtGTTCTACAATAACCACCAGACATTCAGCTTTTATGTAATGATAAATTAACCAacaaatattctacatatttgaTAGTAGGAACTATTTCGTTTTAGATATACAGTTACGTCattattacaataattttttaatttttgttttatctcaaaATATTTAAGATAAACGAAAAGACTGTGAACATTTAACATTGAATTTGTTTCATGTGCTCTACTTCTATATTTCCGTCACATTTAACATGATCTTCATAATTCTACCTACAAAATATGGTGCTAAATAAGACTCCAAATAACGTTAACTACGCATGAAGGGttgcaaaacaaaataataatacaaaaatgaTTGTACCAGAGGAGCTGCTGGCAACCTCTTGTTATCTGTTCCCAACTTTGATTCTGCTTTCTTCCAATCATGTTGATTATGTATACTGAGGGAGGTGTATAAAACACAATTGAATTGTTTCTGAAAACGTACTCTCAAAACACTACGTTTTAGCCCTTTCTCTGAGGTTGTGTATACCCTTGATAAAAATCTGATAATACAGTTAAATATTGTCTTACCTTTTTCCCAACTGCTCCAACAAACACGAGGTAAAAAAATGGAACTACAAGCATTCCGACCATGATTGGAATCCATATAATCATTCCATTAAACACTTCCCTTTTTGCTACAACATATATTCCATATATACCCACAACCAGAACACCAAACACCACAGAAGCAATTAGCATTCCTATACACATTCGGCGCATTGTAAATAAACCATAACATTTCATACCGGAATATGAATTTAGAGCTTCTGTTGTATCGGAACACATTTCTTCAATCTGAAATAGAATACATTTTTCTTCAGATTGATACTTACAGGGCGATTATATCtcgaataaaggagtaggttcagtaagacccctttttggccccaaaatatagcagctttagaaaattgtgaaaatgttatctttaaggatgtattcttctgacgtttcagtctcgttcagtctcgttgaaatctcgttcttgaattatttccaaaacatgtcatacaagtggaaaatatcaatgaattttaaaaatattataatcaattataactctgtgaaaaaattgtgtatttacaatgaacgGTTTTtgagttttcaaattttacgatcAATCAAGTCATTATTTTTAGcaaaaattttcagaaaatgggtgagggatacaaaaaatgattttacgaaaatcatgtacatcccatgtCATTATGGTCTTTTccaatttcttagatatgtatttttcaatcatttataacaaaaaaagttgaaataacttgcatttttttcttaaaactgagaaaaatcacaaaaatagacAATTGGCaccatggtaaattttacacaaaaaagcgtcaaaatatgataaaactttcttatattaacacctacctattgCTTTtctaagtaaaatttattcagattggccCACTTTATCcttatagaaagtatgaaaaaaagtttaattgtggaactgtgatttttttcacgataatagcccaaaaataggtaaaaatctatgaaaaatgggaaaatcatcaaaattgggcattttcaaagggccgtagcaaaaaaagaagtgcaccaccatattattttttcttcaccaattattttgttacagtcttatacACCCAAAAaacaggttaagaaaaaaagtttaattctagaaatttttggctcctatattttggaaagtaaaatgcttctgctacatagatatgagctgtttttgaaactacaatgcacacatatcgcgttctagcatcattaagtcatgctaaattactgaaatcttcaaaattttagcattttggttaatttttagacggtttccgtctaaaatgaaagtggccgcattcgtgttcattcataatattgaaatgtaagttgtatttgatgatattacaaaacatacataaaggttgaggatgaacacggatgcggcatTTTTAATGACTagatcagttcaaatctttcacacaaactaatcaaatcaattgaaatagacactcaagtgtttaaaaagtgtccaaaacttgcgttagatgaacctgaaatttgaggccaaaatcggcccttaccggacctacttcttTCTTTCATGCATAGTAAATCTAAATCGAGGATTTAAAGGATAATGAATTAAATTTACATCAATGAATTAAGGACACTCAAGTTCGAAGTATTTGCTTCAGAACCTTTTCATAGActattgaaataagaaaaatgtatcttgcttctcttctgttgtttttttaataactacTACGTAGTAATGTACGTGACGTCATATATAAGTACTTTTAATTTGAGAATTTAACAGCCAATGACAGTAAGGATTGTCTATTTCCCATACTTTCACCTCGGGATAACAAACTGCTCTATATAAAACCCTCTTATCTATGTGTTATTCATATAATACCACATTTTGACAAAGTAACACACTATTCATTAACTATTTGTATATCTCCAAtactatttaaataaaattataaaaataagactTGCATGTCCTTTGGTTTCTTGATCGATATCCTCAAAGTTAAGGTTGCTGTTTTCAAATTTCAGCCGGCAACCACAACAATTAGGTGAATCGTGATAACCCTTTATATAACCAATAGGCTTTCCGTTGTCATCACCTTAAATGAGTGTATTTAAAACAAGTGCTGCAGATgcataaaaatatatgtatttatcatactaactttaaaaattacatttatgCCTTATATTACACGTTAACTAGAAGATTCTAAACCTATATAATTAAGCGTAAAAACGCGTTGCATCTGTTATTGTATTCATAATTGAGTGGCAGTTCTTGATCATCCATTATTTAAgtgagggttgctgctcacaaggaagctattaaactaagagttccaaatggtgaagttgaaatcaccgcATTGtaaatcacgagttggttgaccgttattggaTATCCGATTTAAGgaagatatcggatatgttcctcatgtcgttactacaatcccgaTCCATGTTcgcgaatgtgacctaccaaattacaTTATTTACGgagtatatatatgttataacatGAGTAACACGGCGGGTACGACATTTGGAGCAGGATTCGCTTACCACTCCGGAGTACCTGACATTGACACTAAATTAAatgaggttcgtgttgctaagtctttagcttttttgtttggtgtgttttattacatgtattatttgcctgtttgtctttttcttttatagccatgtcgttcccagtttattttcgatcgaTGAACTTGAATTACCccctggtatctttcttccctcttttattTAAGTATTCTAGACATTTGTCGTAAACAAATTACATACTTGATTAAGACTTAGATGTGTCACTCAGCCACAAACAATCAATattcccaatttaaaaaaatctattaaaaGTCGGATGTTTTTTTAATCTGAAAACTTTCAAATAACATGTAACTTGCTGTCATATATCAAAAAAATAACCTGGTATGATTCTTAATTAGCAACCTCTCGACCAGAGACAAATTACATAGAAAACAATATAAGTCATCTCTGAATTACACATTTTAGATCTGTTCATGTCTTTTCAGAGTTACACTAATTTGGTTTGATAAGTCAAAACGCATAAACGAAAATATAAAACGCATAACATATCAAAACAAGGATCGTGTACATTTCATCGACAATTTATTCAgcttctaacatgtctaaagtgTGCAAATAAACGATTGCTACGTGAAATTTTACTTTCAATCTTAATATATGAATTTGTTACACTTTCTGTACAAGGTATATAGAtcccataaacatgataaagtgacCATGTTGTGTTCTTTGCATTTATCAATTATATGCACAATTTGTTTGATAGATCTTAATGATACACCTTTAATTTGACGAATTGACCTATTAAAcgaataaaaatacaaaaactattaTAAGTATATGCTTACCtataaattgatttaaatttgaTGGCAGTCCAATCCGATAAGCTGAAAACAACCATTTGTAATAATTTTAAGTaggtatacattttatttaaatataagatattttataatctAATAGATATGAAATAAACTTGAAACATAAGTTAGGACCACCTGCTCAAAAGATCGGTAAATAGCCcaaattaaaaactatatatgGAGAATTATAATAGTTCAATaacactctttttttttttttttacaaaaatacagaattcCGATGGGAGCAGATAACAATGTAACTTCATAAGGGAGGTCTTTTAAATTAACATTGAGGTTCATCCGTCATAGTTCTTTTAACAAATGGAAAATAAGACCTCGACCTGACTATGTAGGCTACCGTTAACAAATTGTAACCTTTACACATGGTGAAGTTTGACAGTATTCTAATACTAGTTTGCGACTATGCCAATTATGAGTAAAATATTATAGGGAAAAAGGTAAGAATTAAAAATCTGGatatcatatatatcataaataatatattttgtcatGGTTAGTCTTTTGGGACTTATTATGATCTCTATTATATATAACTGTtagtagatttaaaaaaatgattttgaacattatttttcatctttagtTGTGCAGTAAGAGATGTAAATAGGTCGAGTTCGGACCAACCACTATTAAATAGTTACTGTATTATATGTGAAAAAATATTCGAAGCACTGAACGCTTtttaaaccaaacaaataaaatcaataacaGTATCATGCACTGTGGTCGAAAAAGATTGTTTTTACGTTTTCTACCTTATTTACGTGGTCTCgttactactgtggattcatttattttcgttggtaccaatgTTCGTGAAtcaaggaaaacttacatgttcgtgaGTATTTAGTTTCGCAGTTCAATGTTTTCATtgaagcctatagaaaatttgtcattcctTGAACATTTAATTACGAGGTTCGCTTTTGGCCACAAATCCACGAAAATGTGTATCCtataaatattaatgaatccacctTTTTTTACCTGCTTTTTGGTgggatttgtgttgcttattctttagttttctatgttgtgtaatgtgtattattgtttgtctgtttgtcttttttcatttttagccatggtgttgtcagtttattttcgatctatgaatttgattgtccctttggtatcttttgtccctctttcgTAAATTACCTGAATGACAATACGCTTCACGAATTCTGGCCACAACATCCCCCTGAATATGTGGTCTCCAATCGATGTATGTCATGTGACGTAATACAGGAGGAAGAGGTACGTCCTCTAAAAGAATCGGGATAATAATATTTCGTCCTGTCTCATTCGATATTGATATGGCAAATGTTCGTTCT
Encoded here:
- the LOC139494407 gene encoding uncharacterized protein, with the translated sequence MATGTHPYDLPAGKEYHIFIACSGEDSEKGRWLMEQLESRYPFRCVYHERDFLAGAMIVDNIREFMDKSVKCLLLISQKSLDRFHFTLERTFAISISNETGRNIIIPILLEDVPLPPVLRHMTYIDWRPHIQGDVVARIREAYCHSGDDNGKPIGYIKGYHDSPNCCGCRLKFENSNLNFEDIDQETKGHIEEMCSDTTEALNSYSGMKCYGLFTMRRMCIGMLIASVVFGVLVVGIYGIYVVAKREVFNGMIIWIPIMVGMLVVPFFYLVFVGAVGKKLARKYIETTLWNILMTHYKKSKCLIFYDNLPLGIFQEFVWLYLQTKYKNIPDITIEVYQPSDESIDIGRCGVSANETTLHPNNNLKK